The Acidobacteriota bacterium genomic interval AAGGAAACGCCATCATTCAACACTTAGAAAGAGCATTCCGCGCGAAATGGATAATACTCACAATGCCGACCACAACCCGTCCAGCGGGCGTAACTCTCCTGACCTTATTCTTTGTCTTTGGCGTACTGATGGCATCGCTTGCAGCTGGAATGCTGTTGTTCCCGGGCAGCATCCTTGAGCCGCTGTGGCGGTTAAATCCGCGTGCGCGGGACGCTTTCGTTGCGATTCGATTTTGGGCTGTGATCGTGATGGTGATTATTGCGACAGCCTGTGCAGTAGCGGCCTTAGGTTTGTGGCGTTGCCGGCGATGGGGTTACGTCACCGCTGCTGGAATCCTCTGCGTCAATCTCCTCGGCGATACTGCGAATACGTTCATCGCTCATGATTGGCGGACCATCATTAGTCTTCCCATTGGAGGAGCGATGATCACTTACCTGGTGAGGAACAGACGAGTGTTTGGACAGAATCGTGAGTAGCGTCTGAGGCGGGGCATTACTCCCCTGGAGTGAAACGATAGCCAACCCAAGGCTCAGTCGTGATGTAGTGTTTATCGCTGTCCGCCTCAAGCTTTTTGCGCAGTTGTCCAATAAAGACACGGAGATATTCGTTCTGATTCACGCTCTGCGGTCCCCACACAGAACGCAGCAGAACGGCGTGGGTTACTACCTTGTCGGGATGGCGGGCAAAATGCACCAAGAGGTCAAACTCCTTCGGCGTGAGCCGCACCTCCTGTCCGCGCACGACAGCCCTGTGTCCCGGAAGGTCAATTTTGAAATCGCCGACATTGATTTCCTGCTCCTCGGGTTTCGGCGGTGTAAAGCGCCGAAGATTTGCGCGCACGCGCGCCAGAAGTTCACTCATGTTAAACGGCTTTGTCACATAGTCATCGGCGCCGGCGTCGAGTGCCTCGACCTTCGAGCGCTCCTCGCCGCGCACCGAGAGAACGATGATCGGCACTTCTGACTTCGCTCGGACCTTGCGAGTGAGATCCACGCCACTCATCTCCGGCATCGAGAGGTCGGTGATGATCAGCTCCGGCGGCCAGTCATTCACTACGTCGAGGGCGGCGACGGCATCATTAGCAACGCGTATCTCATATCCATGGCTGGAAAGCGTAGTGCGCAGCACGCGCGTGATCTGCGGCTCATCGTCGACGACAAGGATTCGGCGCCCGGCCACGGTCAGTCGACCCTCTGCGTGACGATGTGTACGTCGACTGGC includes:
- a CDS encoding DNA-binding response regulator, whose translation is MARIPLSWRDSAIPAQRSASRRTHRHAEGRLTVAGRRILVVDDEPQITRVLRTTLSSHGYEIRVANDAVAALDVVNDWPPELIITDLSMPEMSGVDLTRKVRAKSEVPIIVLSVRGEERSKVEALDAGADDYVTKPFNMSELLARVRANLRRFTPPKPEEQEINVGDFKIDLPGHRAVVRGQEVRLTPKEFDLLVHFARHPDKVVTHAVLLRSVWGPQSVNQNEYLRVFIGQLRKKLEADSDKHYITTEPWVGYRFTPGE